Part of the Anopheles coluzzii chromosome 3, AcolN3, whole genome shotgun sequence genome is shown below.
TTGTTTGCAGCACGGGCCGCACCGTTAAAGCACCAGCTTTTCCCAAGAGGGAAGGGGTGTGGAATgctaaattttacatttttgcattaaaacgTATATCGGCCGGCTATTCTCCGGCTCGTCGATCGATGGAGCATTATGGGGATGACGCGCTATCGAAGGGCGGACACTGTAGACAGAGCCATTTGTTTATTGCACAATCGCAAACACCGACCGACTTTtggagcggggggggggggggggtgggttTCTCCATTCTAGTGGAACTGTTGATTCACATGGCTATGGTAATGGGGTAGGAATACAGCGCGTCAGATGATCAAACAGTTACCCGGGCCGTTCGAGTCATCAGTGCACTTATTTAACAAAGTGTAAGCCGGTAGTGTGCCAACGTGATTTGCGTCGTGCTTTTTGTGTATACCACTGTCCACTGTGGCCATATAAGTGTAATATCAcgtaaaaattcaatttgcaaacaaaaaatgaaacactcAATCACTCAACGCAAGTCACGGTCGGCGGACTCGCAATGTTCCAATTCAACCCCGCTCTTTAATGATCAGCAAATCTTCCCGATACGATCGAAATTgcaatttgaaaataatttcctCCTTTGATTTATCGCCGCTCACCTTGTGGTTGAGAAACATAAATGTTAACAATCGTAAAGTTGTTTCGCGAAATACAAGCGCCCTTTGTTGGCGCGCACTCTCTTTTTCTCGCGCAAAACCTTCTCGCGCTACTAAACAACACGTGGCGCTTGAAACTGTTCTAGGCGCTTGAAACGCTTGCTTCGATCCAACCGCACGCTGACACGCAACAAACCGATTACTCGAACGAACTCGTGGACGTATCGAACACTTTCTTCGAGGTGTCGGTGCTAGTGGACATTAGGTATAGCTTTGCCCAGTTATTCCTGTGATGGACGGGGACCACCCTCTATGAGGTGGCTGGCTGGCGTGCACGCAATCGTCGTTTCCGATTCGCGATAGAGCTAATCCTTGGAGGTCAATGTTGAAATTGGGGTAAATTACAGGCGTCAAATCCAATTCCTCAACAACAAGTCCACCGGTTCACTCAACTGGCCCGCTTTCTTTGTTCTTAGTGTAGCGCCACGGAAAGCTCACGAATGCCGGTTTCCTCTGTGACGTCATGAATATTCGAAGCTTTCAGAATGTTGTGAAATAGAAGTTCTATTTCGAGATTGACGAGTCGAGCCCCACTCGAACGGGGATTTGCAACGCGATGACGAAGTGAAAGCAATTTACCAATTGTGAACTGTCGCCTGTGATACAATGAGTGCAAAACATGGCAGGGGCACGTGATCGTGTAAGCGCGATGGATGCTGTTTTGCAACCCACAACACTCAAAGTCCAGCTCGTTAGCGAACTCCTACCGAACTCCCATTTGGAGGATCTTTCCTGGTACAAGAAAAGATTTGTTGTCCGTACGCATCAAGTTCCTAACGCGCGCATTCTGTTCAGCTTGATCGCTGTTTTGATGCCGTCAATTTACGTCACAGCTGCTCGATCAAGCGAAATGATGAACCAAGGGAAGGGTAGTATTGCATCGCTCGTACTACACCTTTAAATCATCCACCTAGGCTATGAATCATCGCGAacgcgcaaacaaaacaacgacgTGTAACTCTGACGTCATCGTTACGCGCTTTTGTGACACCTCAATACGGGCTTTGTGTGTAAGCTTTCGCCTACAAGTGTGGTCGCCCTAACACACTACCGGTACATATTTGCTAGACGGCCTTACCTGAAGAGCCCATTACGAATATGGAAATGTAAGCACGAAGCGGTTACCTTCAGCGTAAACACATCTTCCGTGTACGGGCGGTTATCGATCGTTCGAGTGTAGAAATCCCCTCCACGTAAACGGATCACGTACCCCTACCACACCGTCCTTGAACCAGTGCAATGAAGAGTGGTAGCGGTGGGTCCGACGATTCCTGTAACGGTACTTGGATTCGAGTGCGGAGAGTCTATTGGAATCGATACTGATGCATAGGTTCGCTAGATCGGAGCCAGAATCAAATCCATAAGCATCAAAGCACGAGCAATGCCAAAGTAGGTTCCGCAATAGGTAGGAAGGTAGGTTCAGTGATTCCGATAGGTGCAAGAAAGTGCAAGCGATTCCGACCTGAACTGACTACTGATGCCGGTTGGCGTCGTTTAAGATTTTTGGCACCTACTGATCCTACTTAATTACTAGGAAAATGACTACCCTTATAGTATAAAGAGAGAaatggtatttttttcaaattttgttatattttaaagGTTCTTGTTTGAACATTTGTGACAAAATGGCCTTTTAGTTATTTATTAGAAATAATATTGTTCTATTTTATTGAGTTTTATCATTCTTTAGTTGCTGGATGGGATAATTTTTTGCAGTTTTGGCCATCTTTTAAAAAGTGCAACgaaatgcttttttgttttttttaatcgttttatttttagataAAATACCTTTTAATAAAACGTTCGATGTATGGTTaagttcaactaaaaagcatacaattgtatggaaaatctttttcttaaaaaaaataccaattCACCAAAATTTTATAGCTTTATAGGCCGAGGTCACACGGCGAAAAAGCATCGTAACCAAAAAGTTGATAATAAAATTGTAACGTTATGTAACACCTCACAACAATTCGTAACGCTTCTATTTTCGGTCGACCAAATTCGTTCACAAAATTATGGACCTATCTCAGTTTTTTAGTAGTTGCCATTAACCAGCGTTATAGTTCTTCTATCATTTTTTTCGTTACGCTGATATTTACATTCTGTCCGGCCTCGACTTTAGGAAAAAATCTGAATAACTTTCGCCTGCTGCCATTAACATCAGCTCTCGTACAGTAGCATGCAGCAAAATCCCGTTCGACAAAAACAGTTCCAACCCGATAGGTCCGAGTCACTGCGCACATCACTACCACGCATCGCTGGTTCGTTCATATCTCACGCACACCATCAACCTCTCTAATGAAGCCTTGCACGCACATCACTATATGCCCATGAGCACGATTACCTTCAcacgttattattatttattctttcTCTTCATTTTAGTTTCTGCGATCGAACGCAGTGGAGTGGATTTTCCGAGTGGCTGTGTGCGGTGAAAAACGACTTTGTGATTGACGAGACATTCGTCCTAATTTTTCCTCCCATATATCGAACTCGTGTGCCAAAAAGAGCATTAGTAGTGTAGCAAGTGCAACAAGTGATCAATCCGGATTAAAGCGCAGAAACAGTCCCGTGAAGGTCAAACCTCTTTAGGAGAGGTGTAAAACAGACGCGCTCGCGGTCGGATCGGGAGAAAGTGGCTCCGGTCGAGCAAACGAGCGAAAAAATGCGTAGCGTCGGGTGTTACGAAAATAGGCAGCAGCTGCAAGCGCTGACCATCTGTGCGCTGTTGGCCGTGTCCACACTGTTGCCGATGGTCGAGTCGGCCAAGTTTAAAAGCCGCTCGAAAccgtcgtcctcctcgtcctcgtcgtcgggCCGTGTGTCGAAGCCAAGCtcatcttcttcctcttcctccagCTACAGCAATCCGGGCAGTCTGAGCTACAGCAACTACCAGTCGAAACCTGCTCCGAAACCGTCCGCTCCGGTCGACACGTCGAACCAGCGCAACATCGGATGGAACGTAAACAGTCAGGCCAAGCCAGCGACGGGAGCTGCGGCGGTGAATAAGCCTCCCTATCCGGTGCAGGCCAGCGCTCCGGTACAGTCGAGTGCGGCGAAACCGCCGCCATATCCGGTGCAGgccacacacaacacgcacCAGACGCATGCGGGCGCTCCGCCACCGCCGTACTCGCAGGGACCACCGCCACCGTACTCGGCCGCCAACAATCCGAACATGCACTCGGGCTTCAACGTGCCACCGCCAGCGTACACCCCGGGTAATCAGGGCTTCCGGCCGGGTCAGCCCGGATTCGGACAGCCGGGATCGTTCGGACAGCCCGGGTATGGGCAGCCAGGATTCGGTCAGCCTGGAGCGGGCGGATTCGGTCAGCCTGGAGCGGGTGGATTTGGACAACCGGGAGCGGGTGGTTTCGGACAACCGGGAGCGGGTGGTTTCGGACAACCGGGAGCGGGTGGTTTCGGACAACCAGCGGGTGGCTTTGGAGCACCGATGGGCAGTtttggcggcggcggtggttaTCATCCTCCGGCGGGTGGATTCGCTGCCCCGCACGGCAACTTCCAGGGCGGTGGCGTTGCTCCGCCAGTGAACTATGCCCCTGCCCCTTCGTTCCCGATTGCGGCCATTCCGGTTGGCGCGTACAAGCCACAAAGCTCGGGCATCGGTGTCGGTGGAATTGCGGCCAGCGTTGGAACGGGTCTGTTGGCGGGAGCGGCTGGTTCCGCCCTGTACAATGCCCTCCGTCCGGAGGATCGCACACGGTACAGCCAGGGAGGTTCGGGCGGTGTAACGATCATTAACAACGTTCCTGCTGCACCGGCTGCTGCacctgctgccgctgccagTCCGGCAGAGGGAGCCGCTCCAGCAGCCGCTGCTGCACCAGCTCCAGTCGCTCCGGCAACGGATtcggctgcggctgctgctgccgccgccgctgtaCCTGCTGTCCCACCTCCAGCGGGGGCTCCTGCTGCTCCTGGTCCCGATGGTCAAGCGTCCGTCCCGCTGGCTCCGTTCCCAGATTCTACTGCCGACAACTCGACTTCATCTGCAgcaccaccggcagcagcagtttcTGAGGCCGCAGAAACGATGAACCAAaacgccaccaccacgacgGAAGGAGAACAGCAGACGCCggcaaacggaacggaaacgaTGGTCCCACTGGCACAAGCACCACaggttgatgctgctgctgctgcacccaCCGAAACGACCACGGTGAACCCGAACGCGAAACAGTACATCCCACCGCCCGGCCAGTACTACCCTGCCACCGGACAGTACGTTCCACCGGGAGAGTACGATCCAGCGACGGGCATCTTCACCCCGGGACGCTACATCCCCGACACGACCATCTTCCAGTCGGGTCAGTTCGACCCGCTAACGCAGATGTTCACGCCGGGGCGGTACGAAGCCAATGGTCAGTTCATTCCCGATCCGAACCACCCGCCACTGTCACTGGCACCGCCGGCTGAAGGGCAGGCTGCTGTCACACCAGCTGCCGCTGCTCAGACGACCCAATCGGAACCCGTCACACCGGCCGTTGCATCGCTGCGGACGGCGAGCGGAGCCAGCATGAAGACCGTTTCACTCATGACAGCGCTTGGTGCGCTGATCGTGTCGGAAGCTTTCCGCCAGTTGGTACGCTTCTAGGCCTTTGCCCTTCCCAAATTGCGCCTTTCTTTCTAGTCTTGGAACCCAGGGAAGCAAGGACAACGATGGttaacatttttgttgttaaagcagtgagtgagtgaatattgagcattttttgttttctggaGCAATACTAGTAGGCCTTGCAATCCAAGTGCAGTTTCTGTCGAAGCATACAGCAGAACAGAGTATTACAGCAATCGCAGCCCAACAGTTGTGAGATGGGGCATCCCCACACAAGAGACAGAGATAGAGTGAGAGCAGAACAGGTTTAGCGTATCAAAGGTTTAACACCGGCATCCTTATTAGATATTCATTTGCAAACAGGTTTCCGAACGAAACGATCACACACAGATTCGCAATAGTCGTAAGATCTCGTGATGCAGACGGTTTAGAGTTGAATTTTGATTGCAACATCAATCAACAGAACATTTATTGTCTTATGGAAGTTATTTTTCTCCCAATGAAACCTTTTATACATGCGAACTGATAGACTGCAAAAGGCAATCTAAACATTAGAATCTTACAGAAGGAAAATAGTATGTTTAAAATACTCATATTTTGTTGTTACCAGTAACAGGAATCTCTTGATCTTTATATGACAGTTGTAATTGAAAATCCATCCACCAATATCTGCGATCCCTCTAGGGTGATCG
Proteins encoded:
- the LOC120956882 gene encoding spidroin-2-like, with amino-acid sequence MRSVGCYENRQQLQALTICALLAVSTLLPMVESAKFKSRSKPSSSSSSSSGRVSKPSSSSSSSSSYSNPGSLSYSNYQSKPAPKPSAPVDTSNQRNIGWNVNSQAKPATGAAAVNKPPYPVQASAPVQSSAAKPPPYPVQATHNTHQTHAGAPPPPYSQGPPPPYSAANNPNMHSGFNVPPPAYTPGNQGFRPGQPGFGQPGSFGQPGYGQPGFGQPGAGGFGQPGAGGFGQPGAGGFGQPGAGGFGQPGAGGFGQPAGGFGAPMGSFGGGGGYHPPAGGFAAPHGNFQGGGVAPPVNYAPAPSFPIAAIPVGAYKPQSSGIGVGGIAASVGTGLLAGAAGSALYNALRPEDRTRYSQGGSGGVTIINNVPAAPAAAPAAAASPAEGAAPAAAAAPAPVAPATDSAAAAAAAAAVPAVPPPAGAPAAPGPDGQASVPLAPFPDSTADNSTSSAAPPAAAVSEAAETMNQNATTTTEGEQQTPANGTETMVPLAQAPQVDAAAAAPTETTTVNPNAKQYIPPPGQYYPATGQYVPPGEYDPATGIFTPGRYIPDTTIFQSGQFDPLTQMFTPGRYEANGQFIPDPNHPPLSLAPPAEGQAAVTPAAAAQTTQSEPVTPAVASLRTASGASMKTVSLMTALGALIVSEAFRQLVRF